TGAAGTTGACCGAGCCGAAGTTAAGGGAAGCCACGATCCGGAGCGCCGCTTCGCCGAACCCGGCGAGGACCTGACCGCGAAGGACGTCCAGGAGATCATTCCGTTGGAGGTAACGAATCCCGACTTCGCTTTCGGTTCGCCCGACAGCTTTGAGCTCCGCGCCCACTTCTACCCCCGCAATGGTTTTACCGAAGCCACGGATAAGCCCTACACAGTTGTCAGCGGGGCTGCCCCCACCGAAGTTGAGATCTATGTGGGCGAGGACGTGGAAGGCTCGGCCGGCACTGTCACTGGCACCACAACGATCTTTGCGGCAGTCCGCCCGCTGACCGAAGAGATCTATCAGGCAGCAGACATCTCCGGCCAGCTCCGCTTCTATGCAGACGAGGAACTCGTCGGGGAAGTGCCTGCCGAGCCCCTCGGTTCCGCCATTATGACGTGGACCCCGAAGGCTTCCGGCACGGTCACCCTGCGCATGGAATACGTCCCCGACACGCTCAACCACGTGGGCTCCATTCAGGAAGCGGTGGTGAAGGTGGAGTTGCCCGTCAAGCCTGATGAGACCAAGCCCGACGAGGAGAAGCCCGACGAAGTCAAACCTGACGAGACCAAGCCCGACGAGGTAAAGCCCGACGAAGTCAAGCCGGACGAGACCAAGCCCGACGAGGTAAAGCCCGACGAAGTCAAGCCGGACGAGACCAAGCCCGACGAGGTAAAGCCGGTGAAGGTGGTTCCGGCGAGCAGCACCATGAAGAGCACGGCGCTTGCCCAGACCGGTGCAGAGGGTTCATTGTTCCTGCTTGGTGGTGCCGGAATTCTTTTTGCTGGTGGCACATTGGCAATGGTCCTGGCCCGACGCCGTAACCGCTCAACTGAGCTGTCCTAGCAGAAACACCAACTGCGTCGTCGTGGCTCATTGATCAGCCAGACGAATTCTGTCCCGGGTCGCCATACTGCGGCCCGGGGCAGGCGCGTTGGATACGGCGGGCCGCACGCACCAATCTTTGGTGGCCTGCTTCACTGGATGTACTCATACAAACAAAGAATATTGCGAGGAAACATGGCGGACACAGCAGGCCCACTCACCGACGACGGCTATTTCGGCCCTGACAGCATCAGTTGGACGCTTTTCTCGGACCCCTCTTCAAAGCTGGGCGGTGTCGCTGCCATTCTCCTGCAGGCACTCAATCCCATGATGATGCGCTTGTTTGATCAAACCAGCGGTTTTGCAACAGACATGGACGGGCGCGCCGAACGCACAGGCCGCTACATTGACACCACAATTTTTGGCGACAAAGCGCATGCCGACGCCGCAGGAACGTCCGTGCGACGCATGCATGCCCACGCCCGTTGGACTGATCCTACAACGGGTGTTGAGCTGCGTGCCGACAATCATGAGTGGCTCGTCTGGACCCACAACACGGTTGTCTGGGGCGTCCTGCGAGCCTCAGACAAGTTTGGTCCGGAGCTGTCGGTGGCGCAACAGGATCAGTTCGTCCGGGAACAGCACAAGGCTGCCGAACTGGTGGGAATTGACCCGAGCGTGCTCTCCACTACGCGGGCCGGGCTTGATGCCTACATGGACGAGCAAAAGAGCTGGATGGCTTTGACCCTGCCTGCAGCGGAAATCTCCCGTGGCTTGCGTAAACCCAACCTCAAGGGCAATCCGGTTACGGTGTGGGCGGGCATCATTATTCAAGACGGCGTACTGTCGATGCTCCCCGACTGGGCGCATGACCTCTACGGCATCCATGGCCGACCC
This genomic interval from Arthrobacter sp. PAMC 25486 contains the following:
- a CDS encoding oxygenase MpaB family protein; its protein translation is MADTAGPLTDDGYFGPDSISWTLFSDPSSKLGGVAAILLQALNPMMMRLFDQTSGFATDMDGRAERTGRYIDTTIFGDKAHADAAGTSVRRMHAHARWTDPTTGVELRADNHEWLVWTHNTVVWGVLRASDKFGPELSVAQQDQFVREQHKAAELVGIDPSVLSTTRAGLDAYMDEQKSWMALTLPAAEISRGLRKPNLKGNPVTVWAGIIIQDGVLSMLPDWAHDLYGIHGRPMNLMRAANTTRRFVAGARKKTSRAELISEITERVSNHPYRKVRQR
- a CDS encoding LPXTG cell wall anchor domain-containing protein — protein: MQASKRRPSQVSPSSKRAMTAAVSLTVAAFVFSAALPASANDGGPLTEVSAPATAPQAPADAAPLAPEAAALEVLAPIITSTGLSHPVTSGETSSFSVSVGGGLLGSPKAGGFVFIMANGEPLQVRELVDGSVTLDIRPLANANGAAISILYSGDDNYDQGELELGALEVLPAVTNLALLVPDRPSYSGSRLWIDATVTSDNSAVHGSPDGTIVLTRDGIEVDRAEVKGSHDPERRFAEPGEDLTAKDVQEIIPLEVTNPDFAFGSPDSFELRAHFYPRNGFTEATDKPYTVVSGAAPTEVEIYVGEDVEGSAGTVTGTTTIFAAVRPLTEEIYQAADISGQLRFYADEELVGEVPAEPLGSAIMTWTPKASGTVTLRMEYVPDTLNHVGSIQEAVVKVELPVKPDETKPDEEKPDEVKPDETKPDEVKPDEVKPDETKPDEVKPDEVKPDETKPDEVKPVKVVPASSTMKSTALAQTGAEGSLFLLGGAGILFAGGTLAMVLARRRNRSTELS